From a single Bacillus sp. NEB1478 genomic region:
- the trxA gene encoding thioredoxin: MAIVNASDQTFNTETNEGLVLADFWAPWCGPCKMIAPVLEELDQEVEEVKVVKLDVDENQETAGKYGVMSIPTLLVFKDGQVVDQVVGFQPKEALVELLNKHK; encoded by the coding sequence ATGGCTATTGTAAATGCATCAGATCAAACATTTAATACAGAAACAAACGAAGGTTTAGTACTTGCTGACTTTTGGGCACCATGGTGCGGACCTTGTAAAATGATTGCTCCAGTTCTTGAGGAACTTGATCAAGAAGTTGAAGAAGTAAAAGTTGTAAAACTCGATGTTGATGAAAACCAAGAAACAGCTGGTAAATATGGAGTTATGAGTATTCCGACATTATTAGTTTTCAAAGATGGGCAAGTAGTTGACCAAGTTGTTGGTTTCCAGCCAAAAGAAGCTTTAGTCGAATTGCTTAACAAACATAAATAA
- the uvrC gene encoding excinuclease ABC subunit UvrC, which yields MTSIKQKLMLLPDQPGCYLMKNEFGKVIYVGKAKVLKNRVKSYFSGSHDGKTQRLVSEIKDFEYIVTSSEMEALVLEMNLIKKHDPRYNVMLKDDKSYPYLKVTSEKQPRLLYTRKVKKDGGKYFGPFVNAYAAQETKKLLDRIFPLRKCDTMPKRVCLYYHIGQCLGPCVYDITPEQNKEMVNEIVKFLSGGYQEVKNELSEKMLEASEALNFERAKELRDQIRHIEAVMEKQKMMTADLVDRDVFGYHFDKGWMCVQVFFIRQGKVIARDISVFPFYGEAHEDLLTFIGQFYLQKNHLLPREILLPQPVDANLIQQLLNVRVLQPKKGQKKELVELATKNATLALNEKFALIEHDEARTVKAVENLGEKMGIAPPYRIEAFDNSNIHGTDPVSAMVVFIDGKPYKKEYRKYKIKTVEGPDDYASMKEVVRRRYSRLLKEEGELPSLILIDGGKGQIAAAQDVLENELNLFIPVAGLSKDEKHRTSQLWLGDPPQMIHLSRNSQEFYLLQRIQDEVHRFAITFHRKVRSKSMFESSLDGIAGIGDKRKKLLLRHFGSFKKMKEATVEEIQEAGIPRAVAEEISKTLQSNE from the coding sequence ATGACCTCCATCAAGCAAAAACTGATGCTGCTCCCGGATCAGCCAGGTTGTTATTTGATGAAAAACGAATTCGGTAAAGTTATTTATGTAGGAAAAGCAAAGGTATTAAAAAATCGTGTAAAATCATATTTTTCTGGATCACATGATGGAAAAACACAGCGATTAGTCAGCGAGATTAAAGATTTCGAATACATCGTTACTTCATCAGAGATGGAAGCTCTTGTATTAGAGATGAACTTAATCAAAAAGCATGATCCTCGATATAACGTAATGCTTAAAGATGATAAGAGTTATCCTTATTTAAAAGTAACCTCTGAGAAGCAGCCCCGGTTACTATATACACGCAAAGTAAAAAAAGATGGCGGCAAATACTTTGGACCTTTTGTAAATGCCTATGCGGCTCAAGAAACAAAAAAGCTTCTTGATCGAATTTTTCCTCTTCGAAAATGTGATACGATGCCAAAAAGAGTTTGCTTATATTATCATATTGGTCAATGTTTAGGTCCATGTGTTTATGATATTACACCTGAACAAAACAAAGAGATGGTCAATGAGATCGTGAAATTTTTAAGCGGCGGTTACCAAGAAGTGAAGAATGAGCTATCTGAAAAAATGCTAGAGGCCTCAGAAGCACTGAATTTCGAACGGGCAAAAGAGCTTCGTGATCAAATCCGCCATATTGAAGCAGTGATGGAAAAACAAAAAATGATGACAGCAGACCTTGTGGACCGAGATGTTTTTGGATATCACTTTGATAAAGGATGGATGTGTGTTCAAGTATTTTTTATCCGTCAGGGCAAGGTGATTGCAAGAGATATTTCTGTTTTTCCTTTTTACGGAGAAGCGCATGAAGATTTACTTACATTTATCGGTCAGTTTTATTTGCAGAAGAATCATTTACTGCCTAGAGAAATCTTATTGCCGCAGCCTGTAGACGCTAATCTTATTCAGCAGCTTTTAAATGTAAGAGTTTTGCAGCCTAAAAAGGGACAGAAGAAGGAACTCGTTGAATTAGCAACTAAAAATGCAACGCTGGCACTTAATGAAAAGTTTGCATTAATTGAACACGACGAGGCTAGAACAGTTAAAGCAGTTGAAAATCTTGGAGAGAAAATGGGGATTGCTCCTCCATATCGAATAGAAGCTTTCGATAACTCGAATATTCACGGAACTGATCCTGTTTCAGCGATGGTTGTGTTTATTGACGGAAAACCATATAAAAAAGAATATCGAAAGTATAAAATTAAAACAGTCGAAGGTCCTGATGACTATGCATCTATGAAAGAAGTAGTCAGAAGGAGATATTCAAGACTTCTAAAAGAAGAAGGGGAACTTCCGAGTTTAATACTTATTGATGGTGGAAAAGGACAAATCGCCGCTGCTCAGGACGTATTGGAGAACGAATTGAATTTGTTCATACCGGTAGCGGGTCTATCAAAGGACGAAAAACACCGAACTTCACAGTTATGGTTGGGTGATCCGCCGCAAATGATTCATCTATCTAGAAATAGCCAGGAGTTTTATTTACTTCAGAGAATTCAAGATGAAGTACACCGATTTGCTATCACATTTCATAGAAAAGTACGATCGAAAAGTATGTTCGAATCTTCCTTAGATGGTATTGCGGGTATTGGTGATAAACGTAAAAAATTACTTCTTCGTCATTTTGGATCCTTTAAGAAAATGAAAGAGGCTACAGTTGAAGAAATCCAGGAAGCCGGAATTCCAAGGGCAGTTGCTGAAGAAATTTCCAAGACACTCCAGTCAAATGAGTAG
- a CDS encoding histidine phosphatase family protein, which produces MTTIGFIRHGETDWNIEKRAQGCIDIPLNDQGKQQAFAVAERCKNENWDIIYTSPLSRAFHTANAIAEQTGLSLIIDERLREISFGDTEGTTEAERVEKWGEEWKTLELGREKNEEADTRWKAALKEIVQNHPDQKVLIVSHGALLVRIFKHLLQDQTDKWYGLNNTSFSKFRVQNEDWFCELFNCNKHLNERLTT; this is translated from the coding sequence TTGACTACGATAGGGTTTATTCGCCACGGTGAAACGGATTGGAATATCGAAAAGAGAGCTCAAGGTTGTATTGATATTCCTCTAAATGACCAAGGAAAACAACAGGCTTTTGCTGTTGCAGAAAGATGCAAAAATGAAAATTGGGATATTATTTATACAAGTCCATTATCACGAGCATTCCATACAGCGAATGCAATAGCAGAACAAACAGGATTGTCTTTAATAATTGATGAGAGACTTCGAGAGATTTCATTTGGTGATACAGAAGGCACTACAGAAGCTGAACGAGTAGAAAAATGGGGCGAAGAGTGGAAGACACTTGAATTAGGAAGAGAGAAAAATGAAGAAGCAGATACACGCTGGAAAGCAGCTTTAAAAGAAATCGTTCAGAATCATCCTGATCAAAAAGTGCTGATTGTTTCTCATGGCGCTTTACTTGTAAGGATCTTTAAACATTTGCTGCAGGATCAAACTGACAAATGGTATGGTTTAAATAATACTTCTTTTTCTAAGTTCAGAGTTCAAAATGAAGATTGGTTTTGTGAATTATTCAATTGTAATAAACACTTAAATGAGAGACTTACTACTTAA